A stretch of the Uranotaenia lowii strain MFRU-FL chromosome 3, ASM2978415v1, whole genome shotgun sequence genome encodes the following:
- the LOC129752550 gene encoding uncharacterized protein LOC129752550 — MNNMESLLRKRTAIEGRLRRAEQRIEALNPEGTALEHLKAELECLQDLLVDFRAIQNHILDQCIAVDDIEEHLDEEESIIKRFNASKAKLNGGISKLLAPMEQPKDTKQEDSGSNDAESFGTEEEGRDSSILAPEAPAVGANFIQESSDGGGATQIRSHVRLTAPELHLPKGILPTFTGEYSEWSSFFDLFLSAVDKNENLSKAQKLFYLKTYTSGKAAAVIKHVRVEDSAYDGALEALKRRFDRKDLIVAHHVQRFIEIPSFTVATGLLLRRLHDTADDVTRALAALRREERDCWLIHLLLMKVDVETRQHWIDRTAIFEFPASVEEFLGFIDQRAYALETAHNSSFRSGGAPHRPSGNPPHRPSSGRFDRSQQRSQSFISTGIFRRQCEVQLHRMDLCTNCLRVKHGVATCDAGRCRKCNEAHHTLLHDSLVPAQVHLSFGTVNHVASDSFSSVFLATAIIWVTSASGERISARALLDSGSQASFVTTKLVEQLQPETHRIDIPLKGISGMSTKLRKAAFVNIGSRHSNLQMTLECAILDKISDQLPHRQFDIDSWKLNTSIPLADEHFNKPASIDLLIGAGVFYQLLEGGRISLGPSKPVLQQTVLGWVVAGECRTEAASNKPSLCLMTSLSDDEAEPEPTVNQLVSRFWELETLVPQRHLSVEERLCEDHYRQHTTRDHTGRYVVKLPFKRDPVEIAETGYQALKQFDLLKKRLNKDPERQKMYEEYINNFIIAGHISRAEPSTKQQRTIFLPHHCVLKEDSTTTKLRVVFNGSMKSSNGVTLNDLLMTGPVVQKSLYCILLNFRTHRVALTGDIEKMYLQVRVSPEDSDRIRMIWQEPGRKVAEYRMNTVTFGLACAPFLATRTLKQLFIDEGNEFPIAKESENDIYVDDCLTGADTVEEAIEKRMQLTRLLQKGGFPIRKWASNESSVLRAVPPNDRASELALDLEPDPTIKTLGLKWQCRSDLFVFVANCDPFQAVFTKRQVLSTIAKIFDPLGLIGPVVTIAKVFMQEIWKIASDWSDPLPASFNQRWRTYLTHLREVWRIKVPRRSISIDKPTRIYLHGFCDASELAYGAVIYLRAIDKYGNTSSRLLCSKSKVCPINRPTIPRSELCAAALLAELIKTVKQNLRLEINQTLAFSDSMTTLAWIAGDPSRWKTFVANRVVQINEILPAINWRHVRTHQNPADLLSRGAAPVSLAENHLWWSGPDWEPESLREPQEVHLAPKEKEAMDNEKRRSAEVASYYMVASDLLDDIIARYSSYRTMVRVTSWMIRFVVNIQLPREHRNTGPLSVGDYEAGERMLVRYSQHQAFDAEITALQQGEPLPHKSKLWPLTPFLDGGLLRVGGRLARADMIYESKHPWILPAGCRLAKVLFHQEHVKNHHIGAQALLAFTRRRFWVPNGRNLARNTVWSCIPCYRKSPERGLTQPIMGQLPPERVNQAPPFFISGVDYGGPITLVDRRGRGATSTKGYIAIFVCYATRAVHIEAVTKLTTTACLAALRRFIGRRGAVGHLYSDNGTNFQGASREMRAWYKKIQSDDHNQRVANFLSAGGTQWHFNVPGVPHLGGLWEAAIKTAKHHLNIVTGNARLTFEEFTTLLIEIEAIMNSRPISPCSNDPNDLQALTPGHLLIGRPIKEQNENGNYLPNPDVPYDLRFRYIMELKNHFWERWHREYIPELQIKGKWQKPSNEIIPGDLVLIRSKNLLSTQWRLGRVLKLHDSPDGHPRTYKRKTSRKICSPEMLESARQWLKDGESKRRIAESLGTSESTLRKRLKKVINRRDSVLNTMDNSLQFLLLSSQRIS; from the exons ATGAACAACATGGAATCACTTCTGAGGAAGCGGACAGCCATCGAAGGAAGGCTCAGGCGAGCAGAGCAGCGCATCGAGGCCCTCAATCCTGAGGGAACTGCCCTGGAGCACCTGAAAGCGGAGCTCGAATGCCTCCAAGACCTCTTGGTGGATTTTCGTGCAATTCAAAACCACATTCTCGACCAATGCATTGCCGTTGACGACATCGAGGAGCATTTGGATGAGGAGGAATCAATCATCAAGCGATTCAACGCGTCGAAAGCGAAGTTGAACGGCGGAATCTCCAAGCTTCTAGCACCAATGGAGCAACCGAAGGACACGAAGCAGGAAGACAGCGGAAGCAACGATGCCGAATCATTTGGAACCGAAGAGGAAGGCCGAGACTCATCGATACTAGCTCCGGAAGCACCAGCAGTCGGTGCGAATTTCATCCAGGAGAGCTCGGATGGTGGAGGCGCAACCCAAATCCGGTCCCATGTACGGCTCACTGCTCCGGAGCTTCACTTGCCGAAAGGGATACTACCAACTTTCACCGGCGAATACAGTGAATGGTCGTCGTTTTTCGATTTGTTTCTCAGCGCAGTCGACAAAAACGAGAATTTGTCGAAGGCACAGAAGCTGTTCTACCTCAAGACGTATACATCGGGTAAGGCAGCAGCAGTTATTAAGCATGTCAGGGTGGAAGATAGCGCTTATGATGGCGCTCTCGAAGCTCTAAAAAGACGGTTCGATCGAAAGGATCTTATCGTCGCTCACCACGTTCAGCGATTCATTGAAATTCCGTCGTTTACAGTAGCAACCGGCCTCTTGCTCCGGAGACTGCACGACACAGCGGATGATGTAACTCGAGCCTTAGCAGCCCTTCGACGGGAGGAACGGGATTGTTGGTTGATCCACCTCTTACTAATGAAGGTGGATGTCGAAACGCGCCAACATTGGATCGACCGGACAGCCATCTTTGAATTCCCAGCCAGTGTGGAAGAATTTCTTGGATTCATCGACCAGCGTGCCTACGCGCTCGAGACTGCGCATAACTCTTCGTTTCGATCGGGAGGTGCTCCGCATCGTCCATCGGGAAATCCTCCGCATCGTCCATCGTCCGGAAGATTTGATCGCAGTCAGCAGCGAAGCCAAAGCTTCATCAGCACGGGCATATTTAGGCGCCAGTGCGAAGTGCAAC TACATCGTATGGATCTCTGCACCAACTGTCTGCGCGTTAAGCATGGTGTAGCAACTTGCGATGCCGGAAGGTGCAGGAAGTGCAACGAAGCTCATCACACATTGCTCCATGATAGCCTAGTTCCAGCGCAGGTACATCTGTCATTTGGAACGGTGAACCATGTAGCTTCGGATTCGTTTTCGTCTGTTTTTCTGGCCACGGCTATCATCTGGGTGACTAGTGCATCAGGTGAACGTATTTCGGCACGAGCTCTTCTTGATTCGGGATCTCAAGCATCCTTTGTCACCACCAAGCTTGTTGAGCAACTACAGCCCGAGACACACCGTATCGACATACCGTTGAAGGGAATATCGGGAATGTCAACCAAATTGAGGAAAGCAGCGTTCGTAAACATCGGATCTAGGCATTCCAACCTGCAGATGACTCTGGAGTGTGCCATTCTGGACAAGATCTCCGATCAGTTACCCCATCGTCAGTTCGACATCGACAGTTGGAAGTTGAATACCAGCATACCATTGGCAGACGAGCATTTCAACAAACCAGCCTCTATTGACCTGCTCATCGGTGCCGGGGTGTTTTATCAGCTTTTGGAAGGCGGGCGCATTTCGTTGGGTCCAAGCAAGCCAGTGTTGCAGCAGACAGTTCTAGGTTGGGTCGTCGCAGGAGAATGCCGCACCGAAGCTGCCAGCAACAAGCCCTCGTTGTGTCTCATGACTTCTCTGTCTGATGACGAAGCAGAACCTGAACCAACAGTGAACCAACTTGTCTCTCGATTCTGGGAACTGGAAACCCTCGTGCCGCAGCGCCACCTCTCAGTGGAAGAGCGGTTGTGTGAGGACCACTACAGACAGCACACCACCAGGGACCATACTGGGCGGTACGTCGTAAAACTCCCGTTCAAGCGAGATCCAGTCGAGATTGCGGAGACCGGGTACCAGGCATTAAAGCAGTTTGATCTTCTGAAAAAACGGCTGAACAAGGATCCAGAACGTCAGAAGATGTACGAAGAATACATCAACAATTTTATCATAGCGGGTCACATAAGCAGAGCAGAGCCATCTACGAAACAGCAACGCACGATATTCCTGCCTCACCATTGCGTGCTGAAGGAGGACAGCACTACGACGAAACTTCGAGTGGTTTTCAACGGGTCGATGAAATCCAGCAACGGAGTGACGCTCAACGACTTGCTGATGACAGGGCCGGTCGTGCAGAAGTCTCTTTACTGCATTCTTCTCAATTTCCGAACCCATCGAGTTGCATTAACCGGAGATATCGAGAAAATGTATCTGCAGGTTAGAGTGTCACCAGAGGATAGCGATCGGATTCGTATGATCTGGCAAGAGCCGGGTCGAAAGGTGGCTGAGTACCGGATGAACACAGTCACGTTTGGTTTAGCATGCGCACCTTTTCTGGCAACACGCACCCTTAAACAACTTTTCATCGATGAGGGCAACGAGTTTCCGATAGCGAAGGAATCGGAAAATGACATCTACGTCGACGACTGCTTGACCGGTGCTGACACCGTCGAGGAAGCCATCGAGAAACGGATGCAACTGACTAGACTCCTACAGAAAGGCGGATTTCCCATTCGCAAGTGGGCCTCAAATGAATCTTCAGTGCTGCGAGCTGTTCCACCCAACGACCGAGCAAGTGAGTTGGCCTTAGACCTCGAACCCGACCCAACAATCAAGACGCTTGGGCTAAAATGGCAGTGCCGCAGTGATTTGTTCGTGTTTGTGGCGAATTGTGATCCCTTCCAAGCCGTATTCACCAAACGACAAGTGCTCTCAACGATAGCGAAGATATTTGATCCTCTAGGATTGATCGGACCCGTCGTAACTATTGCAAAGGTCTTCATGCAGGAGATATGGAAGATTGCCAGTGACTGGTCAGACCCGCTACCGGCCTCTTTCAACCAACGATGGAGGACGTACCTGACCCATCTACGAGAAGTCTGGAGAATTAAGGTGCCTAGGAGAAGCATCTCGATCGACAAACCCACACGCATCTATCTACACGGTTTCTGTGACGCGTCGGAGCTCGCATATGGGGCGGTAATCTACTTACGCGCCATTGACAAGTATGGTAACACCAGTTCGCGCCTTCTGTGCTCGAAGTCAAAGGTTTGTCCGATCAATCGCCCAACGATTCCTCGCAGCGAATTGTGCGCTGCCGCACTATTAGCAGAATTGATAAAGACGGTCAAGCAGAATCTTCGCCTAGAGATCAACCAAACCTTAGCCTTCAGTGATTCGATGACGACTTTAGCGTGGATAGCGGGTGACCCATCAAGATGGAAGACGTTCGTAGCAAATCGCGTGGTGCAGATCAACGAGATTCTTCCTGCAATCAACTGGAGGCACGTACGCACCCATCAGAATCCAGCCGATCTCTTAAGTCGAGGTGCAGCTCCCGTGTCACTTGCTGAAAATCATCTGTGGTGGTCGGGTCCGGACTGGGAACCTGAAAGTTTACGAGAGCCGCAAGAAGTTCATCTTGCGCCAAAGGAGAAGGAGGCGATGGACAACGAGAAGCGCAGGTCAGCAGAGGTGGCTTCTTACTACATGGTAGCTAGCGATCTTCTAGATGACATCATAGCGAGGTATTCATCTTATCGAACTATGGTCAGAGTTACATCCTGGATGATCCGTTTCGTCGTCAACATTCAACTCCCCCGAGAACACCGAAACACAGGTCCTTTATCAGTGGGTGACTATGAGGCAGGTGAAAGAATGCTCGTCCGATATTCACAACATCAGGCGTTCGACGCTGAAATCACGGCACTTCAACAAGGCGAACCCTTGCCGCATAAGAGTAAACTGTGGCCATTAACACCATTTCTGGATGGCGGACTCCTCAGGGTGGGCGGCAGGTTGGCGAGGGCGGATATGATCTACGAGTCGAAACACCCTTGGATCCTACCCGCAGGTTGTCGTTTAGCGaaggttttgtttcatcaagAACACGTGAAGAATCATCACATCGGAGCACAAGCACTACTGGCGTTCACTCGGCGACGATTTTGGGTTCCAAACGGAAGGAATTTGGCACGCAATACTGTTTGGAGCTGCATTCCGTGCTATCGAAAGAGCCCAGAGCGTGGTTTGACTCAGCCAATCATGGGACAGCTTCCACCAGAACGAGTGAATCAGGCCCCCCCATTTTTCATCAGCGGAGTCGATTACGGTGGCCCCATCACATTGGTCGATCGTCGCGGCAGAGGCGCAACATCAACGAAAGGGTACATCGCTATATTTGTATGCTACGCAACAAGAGCCGTTCACATCGAAGCGGTTACGAAACTCACAACTACCGCGTGTCTCGCAGCGTTGAGGCGTTTCATCGGGCGTAGAGGAGCAGTTGGACATCTCTATAGCGACAATGGTACAAATTTCCAAGGAGCATCGCGAGAAATGCGGGCATggtacaaaaaaatccaatcggATGATCACAATCAGCGAGTCGCTAATTTCCTGTCGGCTGGAGGCACACAGTGGCATTTCAACGTTCCCGGAGTCCCTCATCTAGGCGGCCTGTGGGAAGCGGCGATAAAAACCGCAAAACACCACCTCAACATCGTGACCGGAAACGCGCGCTTAACCTTCGAAGAATTTACCACTTTGTTGATCGAAATTGAGGCAATCATGAACTCAAGACCAATTTCTCCATGCTCAAATGATCCAAACGATCTTCAAGCCTTGACACCGGGTCATTTGCTGATTGGACGACCCATCAAGGAGCAGAATGAAAACGGAAATTATCTTCCCAATCCAGATGTCCCCTACGACTTAAGATTCCGGTACATAATGGAGCTGAAGAACCATTTCTGGGAACGTTGGCACAGGGAATATATTCCCGAACtccaaatcaaaggaaaatggcaaaaacctTCGAACGAGATTATTCCCGGGGATCTAGTTCTCATCAGAtccaaaaatttactttcaacccAGTGGAGATTAGGTCGGGTGCTGAAGTTGCACGATAGTCCGGATGGTCATCCCAG gACGTACAAAAGGAAAACTAGCCGGAAGATTTGCTCTCCGGAGATGCTGGAAAGCGCCAGGCAGTGGTTGAAGGACGGAGAATCGAAGCGCCGGATTGCTGAAAGCCTCGGGACTTCGGAATCAACCTTGCGTAAACGCCTTAAGAAGGTAATCAACAGAAG GGATTCGGTGCTGAATACCATGGACAATTCACTTCAGTTTTTACTCCTCAGCAGTCAGAGGATATCGTAA